The genome window CTTCAAGTATATAGACTAGCAGGGGAGATATACTATTGGTAAATTAGGGTACCGTATGAGAAACTGCAACATAAGTAAAGAAAGGCATGTCAGTAAAGCTTTCTGGGcaaaaatgaagttgaaattaAAATCTAACGTATATATAGGAGTTCCTATTCCAGCTCATTAAGTTCACTATGCTCTCATAATTTACCTgccgttttatttttattctttttctctcttgcttccaGCCTATTGCAcatatacactttatttttattaaataaacactcaaagaacatataaataaacacaaaaggcAAAAGAACAGAAATGGCCTATGTTCAGCATTGAATCCCAGAATGACTATAATGGAGCAAAAACAATCCGTggatttttcttggaaaaaaaaaatgttaatgaccTACAATGGAATAGTGCTGAgtagtaaaaaggaataaactaccagtacataccataaaatgaatgaatctcaCATGCATTATACTAAGAAGACAGACATGGGAGACTACGTACTGCAGGGTCCATGAcactcaaaaaagagaattacagacatGGAGAACAAGTGAGTGCTTGCCAGGGACTGGGTATGGATACAAAGGGGTAACAAGAAGGAATTTTGATGtagtttttctatattttgatgTCACTCGTTGTTACCTGgttttatgcatttgtcaaaagtTGATTAGAGCCATATACCAGAAACagtgaattttattgtatataaatgttgataaGCTGTGGGgctcctagctggctcagttgcaagcacgtgtgactcttgatcttggggtcatgagtttaagcccacAAGGGAGTAgagaaaacttaaagaaataaaacttaaaaaaatgttgataaaCTGTTATATACCATTTTAAGGAGAATTCATATCTATCAAGCTACCTAAgataaattattgttttcatcAAAACCATTATGCAAAGGTATATTATAACCCATTAGATTTATACTATTCAATACAGTATCTTCTAGCTACatgtgaatatttaaatttatatttcaattagttaaagtaaaatttaaatgttcaGTTCCTTGGTTGTACTATCAAAGTTTAAAGTGTTCAATAGTTATGTGTGGCTAGTGGTTACCACATTAAACAACAGTGATTTAGAATATTTCCTTCACTGCAGGAAACTCTATTGGACAGTGCTACATTTGATACTCTTCCCTGTCTTGATTGCATCCACATGGAACTCATAGATGCCATTAAGGACCAATCCTGTCCCCACAGAACACCCGGACAATCCGCTGCCGGATCTGCTTGGTCCTAACACTGTATACAACAGGATTGAGCACAGGAGGGAGCAGCAGATAGACATTGGCCATGAGAGTGTGCACTATTGGTGACAAATGCTTTCCAAAGCGGTGAATCAGAGTCATACCAATGAGAGGCACGTAGAAGAGCAATACTGCACAGATATGAGAGAAGCAGGTGTTGAGAGCCTTGAGTCTCTCTTCTCGGGAAGCAATGCCCAGTACTGCCTGGAGAATTAGAAAGTAAGAAATCAAAAGGATCAAGGCATCTAGTACAATGATGAAGATCACAGCCAGCAGGCCATAGATGCTATTGACACGGGTGTCAGCGCAGGCAAGCCTCATGGCATCCTGATGGAGGCAGTATGCATGGGAAAGGATATTGGAGTGGCAGAAAGGTAGCCTTTTGATGAAAAAAGGCACAGGGAGCACTGCACCCACACTTCGTAGCAGGACTATTGCTCCAATCTTGCTGATGACTCCATGAGTGAGAATGGTAGCATAGTGCAAAGGGAAGTGGATAGCCACAAAGCGATCAAAGGCCATGGCAACCAGAACACCTGATTCAACTCCCCCAAAGGTATGGATAAAGAACATCTGAGTGACACAGGCATCAAGAGTTACTGAATGCCAGTTGAACCAGTGAACACTAATCATGGTGGGCATGGAAGATAGTGAAAGGCTGAGGTCAGTGGCAGCTAGCATAGCTAGAAAATAATACATAGGTTCATGGAGACTTCGCTCAACCTTGATGACAACAAGGATGATGACATTACCTAAGAATGTGGTACTGTAAAGAAGGCAGAGGGGCAAGGCCATCCAGAAGTCTTTCTCTGGCATTCCCGGAATGCCAGTCAAAGTGAAGGTCTGGTGGTTATCAGTAGTTTGGTTGAACGGTGACATAGTGGAATGAAAGTCCGactgggaagaaagagaataatttGTTAAGTCAAACAGCTGCAGTTAGAATCAGTGGCAATATGTTTTGAGACAGTAGCCATAAGAAGGAGTGActtcaatattattttaattcctttatgttAACAATCTGATACAAAGACTTACTGTTCTACCCCATTAGGCAATAAATCAGTGATCATCATGTGctaaaatatacttttcttttttgaaaagaaaaaagagaaaaaaaaaagaggaaaagaaaaaacagtataaaagaaaaaaaaagaaaaaaagttcaatcAACACCGACACCCAGACGTTTCATCCAGAAACATTAAAGAGTTAGCTGACTTGCTCCTTGCTAAGGAAgaatttatattatacatttatgtgGGTAATTAACACTGATGCCAATAACCAGAAAGGAAATGTTAGCAGCACAAATGTGACCAAGGGCTTTTCATAAACACAGATAGGCagatgtgtatatgtgtctgtatCTTGACTGTGATCTTAAATTGTGGTGATATAGACATTATGCTCAGTAGGACTCAGTTTTTCCACCTGCAGGAtgtgggacagaggaagaaaaatactcTTTAAGGACTATAAAGTTCTAACCTTTTGCATTCCTGGGAATGTGTAGGTACTAAAATGACCTGAACTTACAGCAGGTGGTTTCCCTGTCCCTTCATAGAGACTTCTCCTTCTCTGCATTCCATACTGCTATGAGGCTGTTCTAGTAAACTCCATCTTGAGCCAATAGAATCTGCATTTCCTACTCTGAGTAAAGCCTAGATAGACCTGTGGGCCATTCTAGATATTAACACCTAACACTTGCAGTGACAAAGATCAATATTAAAATCTTGGTGCCACACAGATCTCTTCTATTTCAATTATTTGCTATTATCTTCAAGAAGATATAGCCAAATGTGCATCTGAGCTAATCACTTTTTGCGCCTTTCTAGCCACAATTGATAAGGGGTTggattaaaggaaaggaaaaggactaTCATGGCTCTTAACATTGTTTGAGTTATGACTCTTAGGAGAATCTGATAGTCACCCAAAT of Mustela nigripes isolate SB6536 chromosome 1, MUSNIG.SB6536, whole genome shotgun sequence contains these proteins:
- the LOC132011714 gene encoding olfactory receptor 51H1-like, encoding MSPFNQTTDNHQTFTLTGIPGMPEKDFWMALPLCLLYSTTFLGNVIILVVIKVERSLHEPMYYFLAMLAATDLSLSLSSMPTMISVHWFNWHSVTLDACVTQMFFIHTFGGVESGVLVAMAFDRFVAIHFPLHYATILTHGVISKIGAIVLLRSVGAVLPVPFFIKRLPFCHSNILSHAYCLHQDAMRLACADTRVNSIYGLLAVIFIIVLDALILLISYFLILQAVLGIASREERLKALNTCFSHICAVLLFYVPLIGMTLIHRFGKHLSPIVHTLMANVYLLLPPVLNPVVYSVRTKQIRQRIVRVFCGDRIGP